In Bacillus sp. S3, the sequence ATGTACAAAAAACTAAATACTGTAATCGTTAAACACCCAAAGGATGCCTTTCAGAGTCAAGAGCATCTGCGAAATGAATGGAAGAAATTCAACTATATAAATGAACCTAATTTTATGAAGGCACAGAATGAATATGAACAGTTTCTTTCGATTATGAAGGAACATGTGGGCCAAATTGAGTTTTTACCAGTATCCGAACGGGTCGGCTTGGATTCTCTTTATGCCCACGACCCTGTTAAGTTCACGAAAAAGGGCGCGATTATATTAAAATCAGGAAAAAAACTGCGTCAGCCGGAAGCAGAAGTGTATAAGGAATTTTTACAAGAAAAGGAGATTCCAATATTAGGTGAATTGTCTGGTGATGCGGTTGCCGACGGTGGGGATCTTGTTTGGCTGGATGATCGTACATTATTAATTGGGCGCGGTTATCGAACAAATGACGAGGCAATCCGCCAAATCAAGGAGATGACAAAGGATTTAGTCGACGAATGTATAGTTGTTCAGCTGCCGCATGACCACGGGGAAGAAGAGTGTCTGCATCTGATGTCTTTTATCAGTATTGTAGATGAAAACTTGGCAGTTGTTTATTCGCGACTCATGCCTGTCTTTCTAAGGCAAATGCTAATTGAGCGCGGTTTTCAACTGATTGAAGTACCAGATAATGAATACGGCCGGCTTGGCTGCAACGTACTTGCTTTAGCACCAAGAGTTTGTGTTATGGCTTATGGAAGCCCTTACACAAAGGAACAGTTAATCGAAGCAGGAGCAACTGTCTATGAATATGAAGGAAATGAAATCTCTTATTTAGGAACAGGAGGACCAACATGCTTAACATGTCCAGTAAGTCGCGGGTAGAACAAATGAAGGGAGGAGCCAACATGTTTAAAAACACGATTGTCAAAACACCTGGGGAAAGTTATGTCAACGGATTAACGACTTCCGATTTAGGGATTCCTAATTTGGAAAAAGCATTAGAACAGCATGCTGCATATATTGATGCATTGAAGACATGCGGGGTAGATGTGACCATCCTGCCTAGCAATAACGAATATCCGGACTCGACATTCGTTGAGGATACCGCTGTGCTGACACCGGGCTTTGCGGTTATTAGCAATCCAGGCGCTCTTACCCGTAATGGAGAGATTCAAGAAATGGAACCTGCAGTCAAGTCATTCTATGAAAATATTTACTATATAAAAGCTCCCGGAACGCTGGATGGCGGCGATATTTTACAAATAGAGGATCATTTTTATATTGGAATATCTGCAAGGACAAACCAGCAGGGAGCTGAGCAATTAAAACAAATTTTAGAATTAGAAAACTATAAAGCTACTATTGTTCATTTAGATAAGTTCTTTCATTTAAAAACTGGAATTGCCTATTTAGGAAACCAAACGATTGTTGTGGCCGGGGAGTTTATCGACCATCCGGATTTCAATTCTTATTCAAAAATTATTGTCCCTCCTGAGGAAGAGTATGCGGCAAATTGTATTCGCGTGAATGATTATGTCATCATTCCGGCGGGATACCCGGTTACAAAACAACAAATTAACGATGCTGGCTATCAAACCATTGAGCTTGAAATGTCGGAATTTCGAAAATTAGATGGTGGATTAAGCTGCTTGTCATTACGGTTTTAGGAACAATCTGCACAGCACAATACGAGGGGTGTGAGAAGGATGGTCGGACAAGAGGGTCAGGAAAATCAATTGAATCGGTCCATGAAACGGCGGCACTTATTTATGCTTTCGTTAGGGGGAGTTATTGGAACGGGGCTGTTTCTAAACGCAGGTTATACGATTAATCAGGCGGGAGCAGGAGGAGCTTTAATAGGGTATTTATTTGGCGGGATCATTTTATACCTTGTCATGGTGTGCTTGGGGGAGCTTGCGGTTCATATGCCTGTTACTGGCTCTTTTCAAACGTACGCTAGTAAATTTATCAGTCCATCGGCGGGATTTTCGTTAGGGTGGATGTATTTTATTGGATCGGCCACAACGGCAGGGGTTGAGTTTACCGCTGCCGGTATCTTGATGAAACGCTGGTTTCCGGATATCTCTGTCTGGATTTGGTGTGCTATTTTTATTGCATTGTTATTTGTCCTTAATGCCTTGACGACAAGAGGCTTTGCAGAAGCCGAGTATTGGTTTGCCGGCATTAAAGTAGTGGCAGTTATTTTCTTTATTATTATTGGGGCCGGGGCTATTTTTGGTGTGATTCCCTTAGAAAACAGACCCGCGCCATTTTTAGAGAATTTAGCACCCACTGGTTTATTTCCAGCAGGGATTGCGATTCTGTTTGTTACAATGATGAATGTTATCTTTTCCTACCAAGGGTCGGAGCTAATCGGGATTGCGGCTGGAGAAAGTGAGGAGCCTCAGAAAAATATCCCTCGTGCCATTCGAAATGTTCTTATTAGAATTATCGTCTTTTA encodes:
- a CDS encoding dimethylarginine dimethylaminohydrolase family protein produces the protein MFKNTIVKTPGESYVNGLTTSDLGIPNLEKALEQHAAYIDALKTCGVDVTILPSNNEYPDSTFVEDTAVLTPGFAVISNPGALTRNGEIQEMEPAVKSFYENIYYIKAPGTLDGGDILQIEDHFYIGISARTNQQGAEQLKQILELENYKATIVHLDKFFHLKTGIAYLGNQTIVVAGEFIDHPDFNSYSKIIVPPEEEYAANCIRVNDYVIIPAGYPVTKQQINDAGYQTIELEMSEFRKLDGGLSCLSLRF
- a CDS encoding amino acid permease, whose product is MVGQEGQENQLNRSMKRRHLFMLSLGGVIGTGLFLNAGYTINQAGAGGALIGYLFGGIILYLVMVCLGELAVHMPVTGSFQTYASKFISPSAGFSLGWMYFIGSATTAGVEFTAAGILMKRWFPDISVWIWCAIFIALLFVLNALTTRGFAEAEYWFAGIKVVAVIFFIIIGAGAIFGVIPLENRPAPFLENLAPTGLFPAGIAILFVTMMNVIFSYQGSELIGIAAGESEEPQKNIPRAIRNVLIRIIVFYLASIIILSAIFPTKELGLLESPFVTLMDLAGIPFAPDIMNFVILTAILSVGNSCIYASTRLLWAMAHDGMAPKLFGKLSKRKVPFTALVFTMIFSLLSLLTSVVAADTVFVLLMSIAGISVTISWIGIALSQLMFRRKYLKAGGKLEDLQYKVPFYPLIPLICIIFCVSILIFLAFDPTQLVGLLVGIGFLLTCYLFYYIKNKKSGQTSPEIETETNSGTNSETKTL
- a CDS encoding dimethylarginine dimethylaminohydrolase family protein — translated: MYKKLNTVIVKHPKDAFQSQEHLRNEWKKFNYINEPNFMKAQNEYEQFLSIMKEHVGQIEFLPVSERVGLDSLYAHDPVKFTKKGAIILKSGKKLRQPEAEVYKEFLQEKEIPILGELSGDAVADGGDLVWLDDRTLLIGRGYRTNDEAIRQIKEMTKDLVDECIVVQLPHDHGEEECLHLMSFISIVDENLAVVYSRLMPVFLRQMLIERGFQLIEVPDNEYGRLGCNVLALAPRVCVMAYGSPYTKEQLIEAGATVYEYEGNEISYLGTGGPTCLTCPVSRG